The Fundidesulfovibrio putealis DSM 16056 genome includes a window with the following:
- a CDS encoding response regulator encodes MKTVMTVDDSASVRQMVAFTLKNAGYAVIEAVDGKDALSKLKGSVDMVVTDLNMPNMDGISLIKAVRAQPAYKFIPIVMLTTESQAGKKQEGKDAGATGWIVKPFKPEQLLAVVQKVLR; translated from the coding sequence ATGAAAACCGTCATGACCGTTGACGATTCCGCAAGCGTACGCCAGATGGTGGCTTTTACCCTGAAAAACGCCGGATATGCCGTGATCGAAGCCGTGGACGGCAAGGACGCCCTGTCCAAGCTCAAGGGCTCGGTGGACATGGTCGTCACCGACCTGAACATGCCCAACATGGACGGCATTTCGCTCATAAAGGCTGTCCGCGCGCAGCCTGCCTACAAGTTCATCCCTATCGTCATGCTCACCACCGAGTCCCAGGCAGGCAAGAAGCAGGAAGGCAAGGACGCGGGGGCCACCGGCTGGATCGTCAAGCCCTTCAAGCCCGAACAGCTGCTGGCCGTGGTGCAGAAAGTCCTGCGGTAG
- a CDS encoding STAS domain-containing protein, with amino-acid sequence MGAFFLDTGQPGRIRLVCSGGFSLADAQGLKQAMVDALNDSEASLALDLQDVADVDLTFFQLLFALSAQARLDGKSVVLDTSMPDALCHRAEELGIARRDFEHVFHNEEVR; translated from the coding sequence ATGGGCGCATTCTTTCTCGATACCGGCCAACCTGGCCGCATTCGACTTGTTTGTTCGGGTGGGTTCTCGCTGGCGGACGCCCAGGGGCTCAAGCAGGCCATGGTGGACGCGCTGAACGATTCGGAAGCCTCCCTGGCCTTGGATCTTCAGGACGTGGCCGATGTGGACCTGACCTTCTTCCAACTGCTTTTCGCTCTTTCCGCCCAGGCCCGCCTGGACGGCAAGAGTGTCGTTCTGGACACCTCCATGCCGGACGCCTTGTGCCACAGGGCCGAGGAACTGGGAATTGCCCGGAGGGATTTCGAGCACGTGTTTCACAATGAGGAAGTTCGATGA
- a CDS encoding methyl-accepting chemotaxis domain-containing protein translates to MTSPLPEDNGLVPDTARQCAIGLEGLGDGFLASFHGRENDFLRLGRDLEGFNAKAADVSRLASELAGLTSGEALADATARLTSHLGRLGDTCNRSISGNDVTSLDAVAGMGLQLIDNMRDFTRLVKHLTMLGIATRIESARLGSQGMGFSTLSDDVEKLAGKIASSSEKILFRSRELIGQCRDAAKSLEEMNVARNACSRSATDVLQADLAAMEALQASSRETASDIADEAQSMVQSVSEAVHSMQFHDIIRQQLEHVAEAAGEARAMALDGPMTEGGHNAQSWEELGGWVKSVLVLQESQLGNARTRFGEAMQSLSSGLSGIALRVRNMAARAEALAAQEGGQGGVLGRMDDEMRQIAQALRDHSALERRMCSVMRAVSASISDMSATVAEIEEVGSEIELIAINASVKAAHTGEEGKALGVLASAIQKLSVDARMQTDRILDLLGSVDASSLELAGVEAYEDSDKEFEQVLADLDRDVEGIKSLESQASGLAVKVQRMASALSDEISGAIESLSFQYGLLDDMAAAQDRFAQLVGSLQSVLPPGAEFSQSPKLREMLERYTMDAERLVHENALGITSGVSSAQSEGEYGDNVELF, encoded by the coding sequence ATGACCTCCCCGCTGCCGGAAGACAACGGCCTTGTTCCCGATACGGCGAGACAATGCGCCATCGGGCTGGAAGGTCTCGGCGACGGATTCCTCGCCTCGTTTCATGGGCGCGAGAACGATTTCCTGCGGCTCGGGCGTGACCTGGAAGGCTTCAACGCAAAGGCTGCGGATGTCTCCCGCCTTGCTTCGGAACTGGCCGGACTGACGTCGGGGGAGGCCCTGGCCGATGCCACTGCGCGCCTGACCTCGCATCTTGGCCGCCTCGGCGACACATGCAATCGTTCCATCTCCGGAAACGACGTCACCAGCCTGGACGCCGTGGCGGGCATGGGATTGCAGCTCATCGACAACATGAGGGATTTTACCCGCCTCGTGAAGCATCTGACCATGCTCGGCATCGCCACGCGCATCGAGAGCGCCCGCCTGGGCAGCCAGGGAATGGGGTTCAGCACCCTGTCCGACGACGTGGAGAAGCTGGCGGGCAAGATAGCATCCTCCTCGGAGAAGATTCTCTTCCGCTCGCGGGAACTCATCGGCCAGTGCCGGGACGCAGCCAAGAGCCTTGAAGAGATGAACGTCGCGCGCAACGCCTGTTCGCGTTCGGCGACCGATGTGCTCCAGGCCGACCTTGCCGCCATGGAAGCGTTGCAGGCCAGCTCCCGCGAGACTGCGTCCGATATCGCCGACGAGGCACAGAGCATGGTGCAGAGCGTGTCGGAGGCGGTCCATTCCATGCAGTTCCACGACATCATCCGCCAGCAGCTCGAACATGTGGCGGAAGCCGCCGGCGAAGCGCGCGCCATGGCCCTGGACGGCCCCATGACCGAGGGCGGGCACAACGCCCAAAGCTGGGAGGAACTGGGGGGCTGGGTGAAGAGCGTGCTGGTCCTGCAGGAGTCGCAGCTCGGAAACGCACGCACCCGCTTCGGAGAGGCCATGCAGTCGCTCAGCTCGGGCCTTTCCGGGATCGCTCTACGCGTGCGCAACATGGCGGCGCGCGCGGAAGCCCTCGCCGCCCAGGAAGGAGGGCAAGGCGGAGTACTCGGGCGCATGGACGACGAGATGCGCCAGATAGCCCAGGCCCTGCGCGATCACTCTGCCCTGGAGCGGCGCATGTGCTCGGTGATGCGCGCCGTGAGCGCTTCCATTTCCGACATGTCTGCCACCGTGGCTGAAATCGAGGAGGTGGGGTCCGAAATTGAGCTTATCGCGATCAACGCCTCGGTAAAGGCGGCCCATACGGGCGAGGAGGGCAAGGCGCTCGGCGTTCTGGCCTCAGCCATCCAGAAACTGTCGGTCGATGCCCGGATGCAGACCGACAGGATACTGGACCTGCTCGGCTCGGTGGACGCATCCTCGCTGGAACTGGCCGGAGTGGAAGCCTACGAGGACAGCGACAAGGAATTCGAGCAGGTGCTCGCCGATCTGGACCGCGACGTCGAGGGCATCAAGAGCCTGGAGTCCCAGGCGTCGGGGCTGGCTGTCAAAGTGCAGCGCATGGCGTCCGCTTTGTCCGACGAAATTTCAGGCGCCATCGAGTCGCTGTCCTTCCAGTACGGACTGCTGGACGACATGGCCGCCGCTCAGGACCGCTTCGCGCAACTCGTGGGCAGCCTTCAGAGCGTGTTGCCTCCGGGAGCGGAGTTTTCTCAATCCCCCAAGCTTCGGGAGATGCTCGAACGCTACACCATGGACGCCGAACGCCTGGTGCATGAGAACGCCCTGGGCATCACCTCGGGTGTCTCTTCCGCGCAGTCCGAGGGGGAATACGGCGACAACGTCGAATTGTTTTAA
- a CDS encoding DedA family protein codes for MDIAQLYQDLMVFFQNFNFLQFLQDFVGTYGYLALLIGTFLEGETILLVAGFLAQAGTLDLSLCILSAFVGSLSGDQAAFYIGRWKGRQFVENRPKWKCRVERVHKMLERFHEVLILSFRFFYGLRNLTPFILGTTDISGLKFFVLNAIGAAIWAVAFGFAGYFFGTLVTTVLKDVKQIEQYILIGVVVLLLVLWLVKRRKRKKEEASCVVENAASDPADIDKAGKGDA; via the coding sequence ATGGATATAGCCCAGCTTTACCAGGATCTGATGGTTTTTTTCCAGAACTTCAACTTTCTCCAGTTTCTCCAGGATTTCGTCGGCACGTACGGCTATCTCGCCCTTCTGATAGGAACCTTCCTAGAGGGCGAGACGATTCTGCTTGTAGCGGGCTTTCTGGCGCAGGCCGGTACGCTGGACCTGTCCCTGTGCATTCTTTCGGCCTTCGTGGGCAGCCTCAGCGGCGATCAGGCCGCGTTTTACATCGGGAGGTGGAAGGGCAGGCAGTTCGTGGAGAACAGGCCCAAATGGAAGTGCCGCGTCGAGCGCGTGCACAAGATGCTGGAACGCTTCCATGAAGTGCTGATCCTGTCGTTCCGCTTCTTCTACGGCCTGCGCAACCTGACCCCCTTCATCCTGGGCACCACCGACATCTCCGGGCTCAAGTTCTTCGTGCTGAACGCCATCGGCGCTGCCATCTGGGCTGTCGCGTTCGGCTTCGCCGGTTACTTCTTCGGCACGCTGGTGACCACCGTGCTGAAAGACGTCAAGCAGATCGAGCAATACATCCTGATCGGCGTGGTGGTGCTTCTCCTGGTACTGTGGCTGGTCAAGCGCCGCAAACGCAAGAAGGAGGAAGCTTCCTGCGTGGTGGAGAATGCGGCTTCCGATCCGGCTGACATCGACAAGGCCGGGAAAGGCGACGCCTAG
- a CDS encoding MFS transporter — protein MVFAALGLSYMLVTFHRLCPAVVAVDMMRDLHAGGALIGMLSGAFFYSYAFMQLPAGLLADFWGARRTTSLFYLLAALGALGMGLAPDSTWATFGRVLVGLGMSMIWVCTLKTLAEWYPPERFATMTGLLVAVGGAGSLLASAPLAWAAQEFGWRTAFVALSILSLGLSGMLWVVVRDTPALAGFKGPDFPHGLPPGRQALMPGVRAVIANRWAWLVAAWLMLDNGVFFSLAGLWAGPYLSHVHGFSSTQAGFALAMFSVGVISGGPLLSQLSNRLFRSRKKTLALSAASLCALTGLLSWRAGVMGGLELYGVFYLIGVFGGATPAIGFTTGKELFPISLAGTALGILNIFPFVGGALFQPLLGLILEHHGRGADGSFTLEGYKAVFLTLSLTSALLLAVCLALKETFRHGAQRHTT, from the coding sequence ATGGTCTTCGCTGCCCTGGGCCTGAGCTACATGTTGGTGACTTTCCACAGGCTCTGCCCTGCCGTGGTGGCTGTGGACATGATGCGCGACCTCCACGCGGGCGGCGCGCTCATCGGCATGCTCTCCGGCGCTTTTTTTTATTCCTACGCCTTCATGCAGCTCCCGGCTGGATTGCTGGCGGACTTCTGGGGGGCGCGCCGGACCACATCCCTCTTCTATCTGCTGGCTGCCCTGGGAGCCCTGGGCATGGGACTGGCTCCAGACTCCACCTGGGCCACCTTCGGGCGCGTCCTCGTGGGACTTGGCATGTCCATGATCTGGGTCTGCACCCTGAAGACCCTGGCCGAGTGGTACCCGCCTGAACGCTTCGCCACCATGACCGGGCTGCTGGTCGCCGTGGGCGGCGCGGGGTCTCTGCTGGCTTCCGCTCCCCTGGCCTGGGCCGCCCAGGAGTTCGGCTGGCGCACGGCTTTCGTGGCGCTGTCGATCCTAAGCCTTGGCCTGTCGGGGATGCTCTGGGTCGTGGTGCGCGACACGCCCGCCCTGGCGGGGTTCAAGGGTCCGGATTTCCCGCACGGCCTGCCTCCGGGGCGTCAGGCGCTGATGCCGGGGGTCAGGGCCGTGATCGCCAACCGCTGGGCCTGGCTGGTGGCCGCATGGCTCATGCTGGACAATGGCGTGTTCTTCTCCCTGGCCGGACTGTGGGCCGGACCGTACCTGAGCCACGTGCACGGGTTCTCGTCCACGCAGGCCGGGTTCGCCCTGGCCATGTTCTCGGTAGGCGTCATCTCGGGAGGCCCGCTGCTGAGCCAGTTGTCCAACAGGTTGTTCAGGAGCAGGAAGAAGACGCTGGCGTTGTCCGCTGCGTCGCTGTGCGCCCTGACGGGGTTGCTTTCCTGGCGGGCCGGGGTGATGGGCGGACTCGAATTGTACGGCGTATTCTATCTGATCGGCGTATTCGGAGGCGCGACCCCGGCCATCGGCTTCACCACCGGCAAGGAGCTGTTCCCCATCTCGCTGGCCGGGACGGCGCTTGGCATCCTGAACATCTTCCCTTTCGTGGGCGGCGCGCTGTTCCAGCCTCTTTTGGGGCTGATCCTGGAGCATCACGGACGCGGCGCGGACGGCAGCTTCACCTTGGAGGGCTACAAGGCCGTGTTTCTCACGCTCAGCCTGACTTCAGCCCTGCTGCTCGCGGTCTGCCTGGCTCTCAAGGAGACATTCCGCCACGGCGCGCAACGCCACACGACATGA
- a CDS encoding enoyl-CoA hydratase/isomerase family protein, translated as MKAKVSLATDNDVFSSSLVDDILVIRQKQHLLHLTQEINTIFGFYEYLESMFSSKAYKALAVFSHQEQDAHVEHGSFLCKAILASRDNKVMDRLANVVNRLILTLSTLNGITVFAGQGRISLFHLNLSLAYDYRIVTDDAVFENHNAGIGLITKGSGYYLPRILGVKKATEILQWKTFSAEEALQFGLVDRIVPAAKLEDETFQFLKSSLAGPASTLLGIRKLLKCDLTELQRTLELEDQLIKERLESAEFKKSFEQYCVQNYGCDMETLRCAK; from the coding sequence ATGAAAGCGAAAGTTAGCCTTGCGACCGACAACGATGTCTTTTCCTCCTCGTTGGTTGATGACATCCTGGTCATCAGGCAGAAGCAGCACCTTCTGCACTTGACCCAGGAAATCAATACGATATTCGGGTTTTACGAGTATCTGGAGTCCATGTTTTCCAGCAAGGCCTACAAGGCGCTTGCTGTCTTCAGCCACCAGGAACAGGACGCGCATGTGGAGCACGGCAGTTTCCTGTGCAAGGCCATTCTCGCCAGCCGCGACAACAAGGTCATGGACCGGCTCGCCAACGTGGTGAACCGCCTGATCCTCACGTTGTCTACTCTCAACGGGATAACCGTTTTTGCTGGACAGGGGAGGATTTCGCTCTTCCACCTGAACCTCAGCCTGGCGTACGACTACCGCATAGTAACGGACGACGCCGTGTTCGAGAACCACAACGCCGGTATAGGCTTGATCACCAAGGGGAGCGGATATTACCTGCCGCGAATTCTGGGAGTGAAGAAGGCCACGGAGATCCTGCAGTGGAAGACGTTTTCCGCAGAAGAGGCCTTGCAGTTCGGTCTGGTGGACAGGATCGTCCCGGCGGCGAAGCTGGAGGATGAGACGTTCCAGTTCCTGAAATCCAGTCTGGCAGGCCCCGCATCAACACTGCTTGGAATACGCAAACTGCTCAAATGCGACCTGACGGAGCTTCAGCGCACGCTGGAACTGGAAGACCAGCTCATAAAGGAGCGCCTGGAGTCGGCGGAATTCAAGAAGAGTTTCGAACAATACTGCGTGCAGAACTACGGCTGCGACATGGAAACCCTGCGTTGCGCAAAATGA